The Candidatus Dependentiae bacterium genomic interval TTTTTTAAAATCCTTTGACTCTGTTACAAAGTTGAATGCATTATTTCCCATAATTTTAGATTGCCCAGGATTATCGATTAAAAATTCAATCTTATTGGTGAGATCTTCAATATCATTATTCTTAAAAACAAAACCAGTTTGTCCATGAAGAATGATATATTCAGCACCTGTGCCAGAAGCTCCAAGAGATGGTTTTTTATGAAGCCCAGCTTCAATGTGAGCTATGCCAAAAGACTCTTCTCTTGAAGCGAGCACATGGATATTTATATGGTGAAGAATATTACAGGTATTATGTCTAAATCCTAAAAACGAAGCATAGTTTGTAAGTCCAAGCTCTTGAGTTAATTTTTCATGCCATGTTCTATTTGGTCCATCACCAACAAACAGAATATGGGCTTTTTTTTTGCGTTCATAAATAAGTTTATGGAGAGATCGGATCAGGAGTTCTTGGTTTTTTTGAAAAACGAATTCAGGGTTCGGCTTTTCAGCTGGTCCATAGAAATTTCCAACCATGCAAATAATGGGGAGGTTTGTATTGATATCTACGTTGCAATGTTCTTTAAAAAAGCTTTTTTTTGGAAGTTTTAAAGGCTTAAAATTTAGGCATTTTTCTTCGTCAAAAAAAGGAAATAGATGCATAATTTCTTCAATACCAAGATTGCGTTCTGAATTTATTTTTTCTAATTGATTCATGATATCGATGTTAACGGGTAGTACAGCGTTGAGATTTTTAAAGCACTCAAGAGAATAAAGATTTGGAGCATGAAACATCAGAATAACTTTTGTAGGAAGTTCTTTAGTTGCTTGACGAGCAAGAAATGTATCTTCGGGAAGATTGCATTGAACGATATCAATTTGTAAATTTCTGCAGAGTTCACGAATTTGTTTGATAAAAATATGTCGATATAACCTATAGTCGTCATACAACAATGCTTGATGTGCTTTGGTTGCATAGTGTGAAATTTTTTGATTATAAAGTGTTTCTTGAGCAAATGTATTGATTCCAACAAGAATAACCGGGTCATATGCATTTTTAATAAGTTGCCTATGCAAAGCAAGTGTACTTACTTCTATGCCGCCTCGCCCTGCGAGTGTGCAAAGTGATAAGATACGTGGCTTTTTTGAATGAGTGTCTATTTTTACTGTTCTTGGAAAACTAAAATAGCTGAGCCTATTTGAGATGCGTGGCGTTGCACTTAAGACAATCGTTTGTATCATAAAAAGAGTAGCTGTTATCATCACAACATGATATTTCATTGGCCCCCCAATGGTTTTAATCATTCGATATTAAGTTTTTATTATAGACTTATAAAGTCTGCATAGTCTTTTACAAATTGCTGCTTGAGTAAAATGAGCGTGAGGTCGATTGAAGTTATTGCGATTAGTTACATAGTCAAACGCATTATTACCCATAGTTGTTCGAAGCTCTGGATTATCGATCAGTAGTTCAATTTTGTCTGCTAAATCATTGGCGTCATTATTATTAAAAATAAAGCCGGTTTTCTCATGAACAATTGTTTGTTCTGACCCTGTATCGGAAGATCCAATTGATGGCTTTTTCATGAGTGATGCCTCTAAAGTTGCAATGCCCACAGATTCTTCGTGTGAGGGTAAAACATGAATATCTATGTACGATAAAATTTTATCAATGTCATTGCAAAATCCAAGAAAGTGAACATGTCTTTCAAGATTGAGTTCCTTACTTAATTGCTCGTGCCACAACCGATTTGGTCCATCACCAACAAAGAGAGCTTGTACATTTTTTTTGCGTTGATGAATAAGGATGTATAAAGCTTTGACGAGTACTTCTTGATTCTTTTCAAAGACAAACGTCTCATCGTTTGGTTTTACTTGTGGTCCATAAAAATTTCCAATATTACAAATGAGTGGCGCTTGGTCTATATCAACATTATGCGTTTTTTTGAAAAACGTTTTGCGTAAAAAATTTGTCGGTTTGTAGCTTAAAAATAGTTCTTCGTTAAATGGAGGGAATATTTGTTCAATGATTTTAATACCTAGGTGATCAGATTCATTTGCTTGGGTTATAAGATTTTTTGCATAAAGGCTTGCTGTAATAATGCCATCGAGATTTCTAAATGCGCGGTAGTCTGACTCTGAAATTCTAGAACCGTGATACATAAGAATAAGTTTGACTTGTAGTCCCCTAATTGCCTCTTTGAGTAATGCAAGGTGGTATGGCTTGTGACAGTGAATAAGGGAGACGTTGTGTTTTATACAAAGTTTGCGTATTTGCTCAGAGAGGGTTTTTTCATAAAGTCTAAAATTATATTTAATGAGTTGATCTGCATGTGAGCTGTAATGTGGCAATTTTGATTTGGTTAAACTTTTTTGAAGTGGCGACCCATGGCATACAAAGAGTAATGATTTGAAATTTGGAGTGCGTAACATCATATCATGCTGAGCAATAACGCATGATTCTACTCCTCCCATCCAATCACTTGGCAAAAAATTGAGAATACAAGACTCTTTATTTTTTTTATGTAAATAACTGATATCTGTTTTTGAGAAATGAATAAATTTAAGTTTGCTGAGGGGATCCATTTTTGGAGGTATCGGGCAA includes:
- a CDS encoding glycosyltransferase family 4 protein is translated as MKYHVVMITATLFMIQTIVLSATPRISNRLSYFSFPRTVKIDTHSKKPRILSLCTLAGRGGIEVSTLALHRQLIKNAYDPVILVGINTFAQETLYNQKISHYATKAHQALLYDDYRLYRHIFIKQIRELCRNLQIDIVQCNLPEDTFLARQATKELPTKVILMFHAPNLYSLECFKNLNAVLPVNIDIMNQLEKINSERNLGIEEIMHLFPFFDEEKCLNFKPLKLPKKSFFKEHCNVDINTNLPIICMVGNFYGPAEKPNPEFVFQKNQELLIRSLHKLIYERKKKAHILFVGDGPNRTWHEKLTQELGLTNYASFLGFRHNTCNILHHINIHVLASREESFGIAHIEAGLHKKPSLGASGTGAEYIILHGQTGFVFKNNDIEDLTNKIEFLIDNPGQSKIMGNNAFNFVTESKDFKKTNIHFLTEEKFKRLKIFYKKIIKNKL
- a CDS encoding glycosyltransferase family 4 protein, whose translation is MKIIKIIMHLIVCSHVIVCPIPPKMDPLSKLKFIHFSKTDISYLHKKNKESCILNFLPSDWMGGVESCVIAQHDMMLRTPNFKSLLFVCHGSPLQKSLTKSKLPHYSSHADQLIKYNFRLYEKTLSEQIRKLCIKHNVSLIHCHKPYHLALLKEAIRGLQVKLILMYHGSRISESDYRAFRNLDGIITASLYAKNLITQANESDHLGIKIIEQIFPPFNEELFLSYKPTNFLRKTFFKKTHNVDIDQAPLICNIGNFYGPQVKPNDETFVFEKNQEVLVKALYILIHQRKKNVQALFVGDGPNRLWHEQLSKELNLERHVHFLGFCNDIDKILSYIDIHVLPSHEESVGIATLEASLMKKPSIGSSDTGSEQTIVHEKTGFIFNNNDANDLADKIELLIDNPELRTTMGNNAFDYVTNRNNFNRPHAHFTQAAICKRLCRLYKSIIKT